The genomic interval GAAGCCTGACTGTGATTTTAGAGACCAGCGAATCTGGGAGCGTTTTGATGCAGGACAAGGCATATGACAAGGTGGTGAGCGTGAGCTGTTCGTCCGCGGACAGAGAAGGCACGAGAGCGGCCATGACTTCACTGGCAACCTCCACACCGAGTCGACCTGGACCGGGCATTTCCTCCTCCGACTGTTGGAGCGACCGTAGGACCGACAGAGCCACTCGCCCCGACACGGCCTCGTCACACAGCGGGACACAGACACTCACGAGTCTGCAGGCGGCAGCGGTAGTCTCCCTGCATCGCATGCCTTCGCCGGCTCTCGTTGACACCttggagagaagagggagacaCTGGTTCCAAACCACAGAGTTGATTTTATCGACAATAGATCTTCTTTTCGCTGCTGAAAGCGGTGTAGTGTCCGACTCGGACAGAATGGGTCCGAGTCCTTCAATGAAAGCTGTCAGCGCCTCCACTCGCTCCGTCCCCGGCCATGAGTCACTCGGCCAGGTCAGCGACTCAAACAAAATGTCGTAGTCAGGAGAGCTGGACAAGACCGCGTCAATTAAAACGGAAAACATTGTGAAGCGCTGCGACGCTGCAAGAATCGAGGAGGCTCTACTCGCAGCATCCACGGGCAACACGTTTTTCCAAACGGAATGTAAACTTCCGCAAACGTAATCGCAAACTCTCGCGAGAAGTAGGAGTGACTGTAAAGGCAAATCGAAAAATATATCATATCAAATATTTAAGCGCAACATTAACACTTGTGAACAAGTGAAGGCACTCAGTTTCTTTCAGTGGGATTTAGAATTTATTCTCgccataataaaaaaaacacaaaaaaacgttgctttagataaaaataaattgttcagTATTGTAAATTGCTGACAGTTGTTGAAAGTGTTTACAGACTTAAAACTGTTCAAACTGTGTTCAAAATGGCATCAGTTCAGTTTCAATCATCATTTATGAAACAGTGACAATAATGTctgagaaaaagacagagaagcTTTGTCTGGGAGttacataatacaaaaatactGGAGATGCATTCACTCGTTACAGAAATAATGCTTTAAAAATACTTTCGTTGTAATTACAACATCGGGGGGAGAGGTAAGAATAAAGACGCTTTGGATGAATGCATTAACAGCTGTAAAGAGGTTACATTTTCCACATAAGCAGGTACATTTCTGTAGCAGACTACTAGGAAAAGCATGACAGTGAACACTATACAAAAATAGagtatattataaaatatgattaaaacaaacacagtatAAAGAAATAAGGAGGACAAACATTAGCACAACGGCTTCTGCAGTTTAAACAAGGACATGTAAGTGTTTACATTAGCAAGGAAAATGTCAAACGTTGTGCCCCCGACATTAACCCTATTCGGACATTTCATCAGCATGaacttataaaataaaatgagaaatgtCATAAAATAGTTTAAGTATGtacacaatatacaacaataataaatatgctCAGTTTACCGATTTAAATGTTGCTAAATTAGATCTGTTCTCTTGAGACATTCATGTGTTAGCAACCCACACGTTAATCTGCACTGTAAATGAATGAAGGGAAGGCTTTTTTGTGGACATCAGTAATTGGTGTATTCAAAGTATGAATTCCAGGAACTGTTCATCACTTAACATGTCCAGGGAGAGGCAGTTGGTAGACCTGCGGCCATAGAAGGAAGGTTTGGCTTGGCAGTGCAAAAGAGGGTAATAACTGTGATCAACAAgggtctttgtgtttgttgaggCATCTGGGAGGCCAAATGTATAGCTGTGGGAGGAGTCAGGTGGCAGTGTCGTCCCCAGGGGTGCCGTGGGTGGAAACAGGCGCACATCATCTAGACTGTGGCTGTGCCGATCCACGCAAACTTGTGCCCTAGATTTCAGCATCTACAATATAGACAGGAGGTAAAGATAAAAGCTAATGCAACACAATCGAGAAATCCAAAGAAGAAACTGAAACGGAAGTCAATGGAAAGAAGATGGACGTCCAACCTGTTTTAACATATCCTTGTTACGCAATTTCCCAAGTTCTTCATCACTGTTTGGGGGACACGCTTTGTTTTCTGTAGAGACCACAAGATTtggacataaaaacaaataatatattatttaaataacattCTGTATTGTGTCATTATCAAATGGTTCATACCTGGTGAGCAAGTCTCGAAGGAGAACTCTGAACAATCCACTGACAATCCTTCAAGAAGATCGGCCAACTGGAACATCTCATCAGGATCATCCACAAGGACCTCCTTTGGACTTCCAAAATTGGTTTTGatatctggaaaaaaaagtgttagaAATGTTATTAAGGCAATTCTGAAGAttacaagaaaacaaataagaaaacagCTTTGCACACAGGGTGTACTATGGCTTAAGGTGCTGGCTATTGAAAGAACACATATGCATGAAAATATAGAATAATGACATCACGTGTTATATTTATTGAGCAATTAGTTTTGCAATTGGTGCAAAGCTTGAGAAAACAAACTGCAATTATCCCAACTGTATGAAAATGcttgcttttttttaacttatgcGTCAGTGATGCAAATATTGCTGAGCCATCTTCCCTTTTAGAAGGCAAatctttaaatacatatttcatatattcTTACATCCCTATTCCATTTGTGTCGCTCAATTACTTACTTTGAGACACACTGCCAAGTGCATCATAAGGGTAAGGGTGAATGATAACAATATCATTGTCAACCCCTCATATCAACAGATTGCCAGTGAACCATTACTCCCAAGAGGTGAACACAAGTTCAGCATGACTTAGAGCTGCTTTCCTGTCTACCAACTAACTATTTCATTCAACAAATGTAGCATTGGTTTACTGCAGCGGAATGGATAAAATGTCCAGTATAAAAAGGTGTCAGTATAAAGTTCCGCTCACCTTCCTCTTGCCACCCCTCATTTTCTAGTCGAGCCTTGCTGCCTGTGTCGAACCCAGAGGTACGGGAGCTGCCACGGCTGGCTGCCGAGCCGAAACACTTCCCTGCTTGCCGTTGACCCTTCTCCTCCATGGAGGCCATCTCTGTGGAGATGCTGTGTTGGCGGGCGTCAGCTTCAATTCCAGAGCTGCTGGTCGAGTGTCGGGACAGACCAGGGCTGCTCTCACTGCCGGGGGGGTCCAAGTCCAGGTCATCGCTGATGTATGACTCTCTGTAGCGCTTTTTatctaaaatgaagaaaaacatttttttattggaacATAGAGGATGTAAATAAACTGAGGTTAGCTATGTGTTAAGAAGTTGATAGAAAGTACTGAGGATATACCAAGGATATGAGTTGTCTTTGGTAAACTGGACTGCCAGAAGCTGCTTGTAAAATGCCAGAGATAATATTGGTAACCCTTTCAGGGTTGCTGATCAAGCAAAATTATTCTCACAGCTTATCTGTTTAGAGTACTACATTTAGACCTTTAACACACCAGAATACTTCTTTTCAAAATGAGGGGCAATATTTATGCTTTCTTTAATACAAGTGTTTCACATAGAGATACATTTGAACAACTACTGTGCAACACATGTGATTATTAAAACAAGAATCCTTTTGCTTTCTTTATGTGGGAACAAGTGTCTTTTCCCAAGTTATGCATATATCTTTCGCTGGCTACATAGGTTTTCTGCTGAGTACAAGTGACCCCCAGCCAAATGTGTAATCATACTAATCATGCCCTTGTATTCTCCCTCACTTACCTtcgctctcctccagctggcGTATGCGTTTGAGGGCAGGCTGGAGGCTGAGGTAGAGGCGATGGCTGCTGCtcaggtgcaggaggaggtggcgAGAGCGAAACGATGACCCAGTGTAGTAAACCAGATTCCTGGCTGATGGTAAGCCATCTGGTTGGATCTCGAATTTCTTACCCTGAATGGGACACTACATTATACAGTGTGTACATAACTAATGCCCATTAAATAATGACCGCAATTCTGCCTAACTTTAACAGAGAATGAAAATGAGAAGTGTGCATACCAGGAAGGTGAGACGTCCCACATTTGACCAGGGGAAGTCATACAGCAGCTGTCGCATGTTGTTTACTTCCTatgaatacaaaacacacacacacacac from Cyclopterus lumpus isolate fCycLum1 chromosome 15, fCycLum1.pri, whole genome shotgun sequence carries:
- the zgc:172136 gene encoding FERM domain-containing protein 6 — its product is MSTSIKQERTICVLLPNKDQLDITVGPKSTGQDVFNRVAELLGIKALHFFGLTVVRDNEHIFLDMEEKLTKYFPKEWKQDFGKGLLKRPLPLVLCLKVQYYIENGRLVCERKARHLYYSDLRERVLRSECRQQEEVYFQLAGYALQADLGDHSMPREDMEVTPYFEPKEYFPPWIVAKRGLNYLLCHGPKVHQELWGMSTRDAMLLFIKESCRLEDVPVTFYKLQKDKKAERGTALLGLTLRGMQVYQEVNNMRQLLYDFPWSNVGRLTFLGKKFEIQPDGLPSARNLVYYTGSSFRSRHLLLHLSSSHRLYLSLQPALKRIRQLEESEDKKRYRESYISDDLDLDPPGSESSPGLSRHSTSSSGIEADARQHSISTEMASMEEKGQRQAGKCFGSAASRGSSRTSGFDTGSKARLENEGWQEEDIKTNFGSPKEVLVDDPDEMFQLADLLEGLSVDCSEFSFETCSPENKACPPNSDEELGKLRNKDMLKQMLKSRAQVCVDRHSHSLDDVRLFPPTAPLGTTLPPDSSHSYTFGLPDASTNTKTLVDHSYYPLLHCQAKPSFYGRRSTNCLSLDMLSDEQFLEFIL